A single Numenius arquata chromosome 15, bNumArq3.hap1.1, whole genome shotgun sequence DNA region contains:
- the MKI67 gene encoding proliferation marker protein Ki-67 produces the protein MPLFGNIVVIKRNGTDGITFPLTASSCLFGRRTECDIRIQLPQVSKEHCKIEVNENKEAILINLSTVNPTQLNGGCFQQPVPLKHGDVLTIIDRSFRFEYPRQSTPRKRRSRPPKDETLQVLHVQQVAEVESLHKEPSGPKSLHASDNAECEEKNANENKQSTEENISKALPVKLQTPKSSYRIHQSIKKQNEMSPFSKLYEKLKQEMKVKKSLQEGNVSQQAAKEDGKRVPLEPSAQISSWSCVIDLGSLMKEKEIGRSENIEECKITMRPEAIGSELNQSSAVGSATKKSLTRSPRTPVSKEGSRDTGRSHSQDHKEIRTAEKSKGTEVTPKPSKENDGNAAFLLNQCSIERLGYADRIHSSAVALSKLVQTTNTTNVSEVDKYVLSTPTPTRRSPRSPFISPTKEISGMNPLNTDTPKTRRRVSLKRKSLSEISAEPQKEASLCRNDSLNQLPLAENKCLRQRRSSKQHTPKAVKEEVLKEICDQANFGNSKEGHSETPVSFPNSKSPRRSNRRSKELSNKSVHSETLASEELTSELASPAGQKSESGRKRGGLRTSGLLMGKALETSAGREHHNKMTDRKDSGTKEELAMKGDHQKQDLEDADVTRPRRLSSKRRSSGSPAVLKDNEVVSELKASGLLAGEDSGKTRRVSQKRKSGDVLPQPLGKRKRVSFGGHLSPELFDKSLPPNSPLKKGAIPARLSLPFGNSPRAVLKKGLKDFAVQELSEHLQKEKMSPKTLPAQKSPTASSPASGKATTTFTSGSPAPYRKGRFSISHITTPLPIAEEKDAVEEDMNTKEKNSARVKTPKSPHINQDDKTILTATPDKSRRSSQLALKVTPMKRRSGAVAVINAKRRSGASSANLLVAKSWAEVVKLGVARPQSKTIKKRVQKGRSLKKIPQSPKTPERKIKGHFSTGHAESPATIVVGRAYSTTVRTAGQVPKVVKNPILKLNMNMDESFTGMTEMFQTPENKSGESLPLTAVQKTDFTPSCSAADISELHTPEESGEMMVSPLNSSDASEQKQDSPGICHLLRDKESLKSMFDAVSTKTPEKRKAVLEKNISVDRLSIIPEKQAYQVKSGSKRRTLKQKLEPVEVMSGVKQLFRTPEQRPEPVEVLSGIKQLVKTPKQKSEPVEVLSGIKQLVKTPKQKSEPVEVLSGIKQLMKTPKQKSEPVEALSGIKHLMRTPKQKSEPVEALSGIKHLMRTPKQKSEPVEALSGIKHLMRTPKQKSEPVEALSGIKQLMRTPKQKSEPVEALSGIKHLMRTPKQKSEPVEALSGIKQLMRTPKQKPEPVEVLSGIKQLLKTPQQESEPITGDVAVKGLQKTRVQKRGAVKDVAGDTVIKQTPKVKYQPVEDMIGVSRIFKTPKEKVEPIENMFGFSRLVKTPKEKYQPVDDFVGLQRLMAEPRQKCSDFEVDYVGVTEMFDIPEEIKARSVNVTDSKREDTPPPCTNSSQKFEDKGNISQGEDSQQKESTSEDQSTQRSTRGRARRTVHPASAKQREKDLNLKAMRSLEKKSTQEEMGEINTSPSVAKNEGRGRRTNRCVQEEIVSKHPGQEKVETISLVEPCGAPQRTRRGKRKEPKEVEHPSENLESCVKDASVLRKELANMKETLQECGINDVLETEDDPTVKTVSVSGSVQNENDQLQTGVKIPENKSDDGGVEDSEELLLSPGKRSRGAKKVENTEPPIPPKRGRRAKNDQLKQAPSEDLYRTTRRLRRDPLLIQRDEPTSDKATETATAEGAENGTKLEIKVTEKRVKTLRSARKHSTEVKADVCGMENEKKTENIQKTEETSAETQSHVAGEIKVSQGHETENAQENPTEASQRLKAESPSGETNKMPVTALSLEANRRTVQETNRTRNRRGKNGSWEKKADEFAEDVNSLELIAPKLKSETERDESSLKDSLSSACVKGTHQVTKDQKDPAGTSVPAANSNTHARGRQKRTRNEQGILTPNTTEIPQENQAPTNGTAFRRERGRKVTFELKEASSKVVGRKRSLTGDDKGITYKDGPHETSENPALQVRRSRRKQVDSVPQPQTACSALMENQTLVADHSKDEAFVEEQDSALEATPSSAEDNPPRRGRRREVAAASQTSRSLSVRRRRRLLEGEDQKMAGREDQIPASGNKTLQAKANASGRGKRKKIDLAPEAKSSSSLWRKFDSPETDNKEESANEEQNIPLEAVSCANEKPLGRGRRKETALASHATNCISLRGKRGLAADSGREEAAKEDQNVPLETFDLSVKENQQRGRRKETDVLLEATSSVQGKRGLSKESGGRNNNGEAKKLVLENSTSQEKMDLSEGNLRQTITSLALGSTSLQGLPEDGKNETPEEQQSKLLGVAPSAKENSSRVGRKKIISSKSEETGSASLREKPKDRGQKRILKEGEGTSLENNSPQEKTRQLRNKKKKVEFSSEAATSTSSHKNSDLSGNDDASETQNVCLTSTGSENNNRSGKGKEVNPVRRATSTSRRRKCQLPADDVASKKLKSDNDENRSLQRGRRNKTKLCEEAVSATRAAEGTDRRTRSTTRASTRTRK, from the exons GTTCTTCATGTTCAGCAGGTGGCAGAAGTGGAATCGTTACACAAAGAACCTTCAGGACCTAAAAGTCTTCATGCTTCAG ATAATGCTgagtgtgaagaaaaaaatgccaatgaaaataaacaaagtacagaggaaaatatttccaaagcttTACCCGTCAAACTACAAACACCCAAATCTTCATACAGAATACATCAatctattaaaaagcaaaacgAAATGTCTCCCTTTAGTAAACTCTATGAAAAACTGAAACAAGAGATGAAAGTGAAAAAATCTCTGCAAGAGGGAAATGTATCTCAACAAGCTGCAAAAGAAGATGGTAAGAGAGTTCCGCTAGAACCAAGCGCTCAGATTTCATCATGGAGTTGTGTTATTGATCTGGGAAGCctgatgaaggaaaaagaaataggcaGAAGTGAAAATATTGAAGAATGTAAAATAACAATGAGGCCAGAAGCAATCGGTTCGGAACTTAACCAGAGCTCAGCTGTAGGAAGTGCAACCAAGAAGAGTCTTACTAGAAGTCCTCGAACTCCTGTTTCAAAGGAGGGGTCGAGAGATACTGGTAGAAGCCACTCACAGGATCACAAGGAGATACGTACAGCAGAAAAATCTAAAGGTACTGAAGTTACACCCAAACCCAGCAAGGAGAATGATGGAAATGCAGCGTTTTTACTGAATCAGTGCTCTATAGAACGCTTGGGTTATGCAGATAGAATACACAGCTCCGCAGTAGCATTAAGTAAACTAGTACAAACAACTAACACGACAAATGTTTCTGAAGTTGATAAATATGTTCTATCTACGCCAACACCCACAAGGAGGAGTCCTCGGTCTCCTTTCATATCGCCTACCAAAGAAATTAGTGGAATGAATCCTTTAAATACAGATACTCCAAAAACTCGACGCCGCGTGTCGTTGAAACGGAAGTCTCTTTCAGAAATTTCAGCTGAACCTCAAAAGGAAGCTTCACTTTGCAGAAATGATAGCCTCAACCAACTGCctttagcagaaaataaatgcTTGAGACAAAGACGAAGTAGTAAACAACATACACCAAAAGCTGTAAAAGAAGAAGTGCTGAAAGAAATTTGTGATCAGGCAAACTTTGGTAACTCGAAAGAGGGACATTCTGAAACTCCTGTCTCTTTTCCCAATTCCAAGAGTCCCAGAAGAAGTAACAGGCGAAGCAAAGAGTTATCAAACAAAAGTGTCCATTCGGAGACACTGGCTTCAGAAGAGTTAACATCGGAACTGGCATCTCCTGCTGGTCAGAAATCTGAGTCTGGAAGAAAAAGAGGTGGGCTAAGGACCTCTGGACTGCTGATGGGAAAAGCTTTGGAGACAAGTGCTGGTCGAGAACATCACAATAAGATGACAGACAGAAAAGACAGTGGAACTAAAGAAGAGCTGGCCATGAAGGGGGATCATCAGAAACAAGATTTGGAAGATGCTGATGTTACAAGGCCTCGGAGATTGTCATCAAAGAGAAGGTCTTCTGGAAGTCCCGCTGTTCTGAAAGACAATGAGGTTGTCTCGGAACTGAAGGCTTCTGGCCTGTTGGCTGGAGAAGACTCAG GCAAGACAAGAAGAGTATCTCAGAAGAGGAAAAGCGGTGATGTGCTGCCTCAGCCTTTAGGAAAAAGAAAGCGAGTGTCTTTTGGTGGTCATCTGAGTCCAGAACTTTTTGATAAAAGTTTGCCTCCCAACTCGCCCCTTAAAAAAGGTGCGATTCCTGCCCGACTGAGCTTGCCGTTCGGAAACTCCCCTCGTGCTGTGCTGAAAAAGGGATTGAAGGACTTTGCAGTCCAG gaacttTCTGaacatttgcagaaagaaaaaatgtcacCAAAAACTTTGCCAGCCCAGAAGTCCCCGACTGCCTCATCCCCTGCCTCTGGGAAGGCAACAACTACGTTTACTTCGGGCTCCCCAGCACCTTACAGAAAAGGACGATTCTCTATTTCTCACATCACGACACCGTTACCAATTGCTGAAGAGAAAGATGCTGTTGAGGAAGACATgaatacaaaggagaaaaatagtgCCCGAGTGAAAACGCCTAAATCTCCTCACATTAACCAAGATGATAAAACCATTTTAACGGCCACACCTGACAAATCAAGGAGAAGTTCACAACTTGCTTTGAAGGTCACACCCATGAAGAGGAGAAGTGGGGCTGTGGCAGTGATCAATGCGAAAAGAAGAAGTGGTGCCTCTAGTGCCAATTTATTAG TTGCAAAATCTTGGGCAGAAGTGGTAAAATTAGGTGTTGCAAGACCACAGTCAAAGACCATTAAAAAACGTGTCCAAAAAGGAAGATCCCTAAAAAAGATACCCCAATCACcaaag actccagaaagaaaaataaaaggtcatTTTAGTACAGGTCATGCCGAGTCACCTGCTACAATAGTTGTGGGTAGAGCTTACTCCACCACAGTCAGAACGGCAGGACAGGTCCCTAAAGTGGTAAAAAATCCTATTTTGAAGCTAAACATGAACATGGATGAAAGCTTCACag GAATGACTGAAATGTTTCAAACTCCAGAAAATAAGAGTGGAGAATCATTACCTTTGACCGCTGTTCAGAAGACTGATTTTACACCATCCTGTTCTGCAGCGGACATTTCTGAACTGCACACTCCTGAAGAATCTG GAGAGATGATGGTGTCGCCGTTAAACAGTTCAGATGCTTCAGAACAGAAACAAGATAGCCCAGGCATTTGTCACTTATTGAGAGACAAGGAGTCTCTAAAGTCTATGTTTGACGCAGTATCTACAAAAactcctgaaaaaagaaaagctgtgctggaaaaaaatattagtgtgGATCGTTTGTCAATAATTCCAGAAAAACAAGCATATCAGGTGAAATCAGGAAGTAAAAGGAGAACTCTGAAGCAGAAGTTGGAGCCGGTTGAGGTCATGTCAGGCGTCAAGCAGCTTTTCAGGACCCCAGAGCAAAGGCCAGAGCCTGTAGAGGTTTTGTCGGGCATCAAGCAGCTCGTGAAGACCCCGAAGCAGAAGTCAGAGCCTGTAGAGGTTTTGTCGGGCATCAAGCAGCTCGTGAAGACCCCGAAGCAGAAGTCAGAGCCTGTAGAGGTTTTGTCGGGCATCAAGCAGCTCATGAAGACCCCGAAGCAGAAGTCGGAGCCCGTAGAGGCCTTGTCAGGCATCAAGCATCTCATGAGGACCCCAAAGCAGAAGTCGGAGCCCGTAGAGGCCTTGTCAGGCATCAAGCATCTCATGAGGACCCCAAAGCAGAAGTCAGAGCCTGTAGAGGCCTTGTCGGGCATCAAGCATCTCATGAGGACCCCAAAGCAGAAGTCAGAGCCTGTAGAGGCCTTGTCGGGCATCAAGCAGCTCATGAGGACCCCAAAGCAGAAGTCAGAGCCTGTAGAGGCCTTGTCGGGCATCAAGCATCTCATGAGGACCCCAAAGCAGAAGTCAGAGCCTGTAGAGGCCTTGTCGGGCATCAAGCAGCTCATGAGGACCCCGAAACAGAAGCCAGAGCCAGTCGAGGTCCTGTCAGGCATCAAGCAGCTCTTGAAGACTCCACAACAAGAGTCGGAACCCATTACAGGTGACGTAGCTGTTAAAGGATTGCAGAAGACTCGAGTACAAAAAAGGGGAGCAGTGAAAGATGTGGCAGGTGATACTGTAATCAAGCAAACTCCAAAGGTGAAATATCAACCAGTAGAAGACATGATTGGTGTCAGCCGTATTTTCAAGACACCAAAGGAAAAAGTTGAACCCATAGAAAATATGTTTGGTTTTAGTAGATTAGTGAAGACTCCGAAAGAGAAGTATCAACCAGTTGATGATTTTGTGGGTCTGCAAAGGCTTATGGCAGAACCCAGGCAGAAATGTTCTGATTTTGAAGTGGACTACGTTGGAGTTACAGAAATGTTTGATATACCAGAGGAAATTAAG GCCAGATCAGTAAATGTTACGGATTCTAAACGAGAAGATACTCCACCTCCTTGTACTAATTCCAGTCAGAAATTTG aagacaaaggaaatatttcacaAGGTGAAGATTCTCAACAGAAGGAATCAACTAGTGAAGACCAGTCTACCCAGAGATCAACAAGGGGCCGAGCACGGAGGACAGTACATCCTGCTTCAGCAAAGCAGCGTGAAAAGGATTTGAATTTAAAAGCCATGCGGagtctggaaaaaaagagcacccaagaggagatgggagagatcAATACTTCACCTTCAGTAGCTAAaaatgaaggaagaggaaggagaacaaACCGTTGTGTACAAGAAGAAATCGTTTCAAAGCACCCTGGTCAAGAAAAAGTTGAAACCATTTCACTTGTGGAACCATGTGGAGCTCCTCAAAGAACAAGAAGAGGTAAAAGGAAAGAACCGAAGGAGGTAGAACATCCGAGTGAGAATCTTGAGTCTTGTGTCAAAGATGCTTCAGTGCTACGAAAAGAACTTGCAAATATGAAAGAGACTTTGCAGGAATGTGGCATCAACGACGTATTAGAAACTGAAGATGATCCAACCGTGAAGACAGTGAGTGTATCCGGTAGCGTTCAAAATGAAAATGATCAGCTGCAAACAGGCgtaaaaatacctgaaaacaaaTCTGATGACGGTGGTGTAGAAGACAGTGAAGAACTGCTTCTGTCACCTGGGAAGAGGTCCAGAGGAgcaaaaaaagtagaaaacacaGAACCACCAATTCCACCTAAAAGGGGAAGAAGAGCTAAAAATGATCAACTTAAACAAGCTCCTTCAGAGGACCTTTACAGGACAACAAGGAGGCTTCGCAGAGACCCCCTGCTGATACAAAGAGATGAACCGACTTCTGACAAGGCTACTGAGACTGCCACAGCAGAAGGGGCTGAAAATGGAACTAAACTTGAAATAAAGGTAACGGAGAAAAGAGTTAAGACTTTAAGAAGTGCTAGAAAGCACTCAACTGAAGTGAAAGCAGATGTTTGCGGgatggaaaatgaaaagaaaactgaaaacattcagaaaactgAGGAAACTTCAGCTGAAACACAATCACACGTCGCAGGTGAGATTAAGGTATCTCAGGGACATGAAACAGAAAACGCTCAGGAAAATCCCACAGAGGCATCTCAAAGATTAAAGGCAGAGTCACCTTCTGGAGAGACAAACAAAATGCCAGTTACTGCTCTGAGCTTGGAAGCAAACAGACGTACAGTACAAGAAACAAACAGAACTAGAAACAGGAGAGGCAAAAATGGCTCTTGGGAGAAAAAGGCTGATGAATTTGCCGAAGATGTGAACAGCCTAGAACTAATTGCTCCCAAATTGAAGTCAGAAACAGAAAGGGATGAATCTTCTCTCAAAGATTCTTTGAGCTCTGCTTGTGTCAAGGGTACACACCAAGTCACAAAGGACCAGAAGGACCCAGCTGGCACCTCAGTACCTGCTGCAAACAGTAACACTCATGCTCGTGGCCGTCAAAAGCGGACAAGAAACGAACAGGGAATACTTACACCAAACACAACTGAAATCCCACAAGAGAATCAAGCCCCAACAAATGGAACTGCatttagaagagagagaggtaGAAAAGTTACTTTTGAACTCAAAGAGGCCAGTTCCAAAGTGGTTGGAAGGAAAAGGAGTTTAACTGGAGATGACAAAGGAATAACTTACAAAGATGGTCCACATGAGACTTCAGAAAATCCTGCTTTACAAGTAaggaggagcagaagaaagcaaGTTGATTCTGTGCCACAACCACAAACAGCTTGTTCTGCCTTAATGGAAAACCAAACATTAGTTGCAGATCATAGTAAAGATGAGGCTTTTGTAGAGGAGCAAGATTCAGCTTTGGAAGCTACTCCCTCATCAGCAGAAGATAATCCACCGAGACGAGGGAGAAGGCGGGAGGTTGCTGCAGCATCACAAACATCTAGATCTCTTTCTGTCAGAAGAAGACGCAGGTTGCTGGAAGGTGAGGATCAAAAGATGGCTGGGAGAGAAGATCAAATCCCAGCTTCGGGAAATAAAACTTTGCAGGCAAAAGCAAATGCATCAGGGAGGGGCAAAAGGAAGAAGATTGATCTAGCACCAGAGGCAAAAAGTTCATCTTCTCTCTGGAGAAAATTTGACTCGCCAGAAACTGATAATAAAGAGGAAAGTGCTAATGAAGAACAAAATATTCCTTTGGAAGCGGTGTCCTGTGCAAACGAGAAGCCATTAGGAaggggcagaaggaaagaaactgcTCTGGCATCACACGCAACTAATTGCATTTCTCTTAGAGGAAAACGTGGTTTGGCAGCAGATAGCGGTAGAGAAGAAGCTGCTAAAGAAGATCAAAATGTTCCATTAGAAACTTTTGAtttatctgtaaaagaaaatcaacaaagaggcagaaggaaagaaactgaCGTCTTGTTAGAAGCCACAAGTTCTGTTCAGGGAAAACGGGGCTTGTCAAAAGAAAGTGGTGGAAGGAATAATAATGGAGAAGCAAAAAAGCTAGTTCTGGAAAATTCTACTTCCCAAGAAAAAATGGATCTTTCAGAAGGGAACTTGAGGCAAACAATTACTTCACTGGCTCTTGGTTCCACCTCGCTTCAAGGTTTGCCAGAAGATGGTAAGAACGAAACTCCTGAAGAACAGCAGAGTAAGCTTTTGGGTGTAGCTCcatctgcaaaagaaaattcATCAAGAGtgggcagaaagaaaataatttcttcaaaatCTGAAGAAACTGGTTCCGCTTCTCTCAGGGAAAAACCCAAAGACCGAGGTCAAAAGAGGATTCTAAAAGAAGGTGAAGGTACATCTCTAGAAAATAATTCACCCCAGGAAAAAACAAGGCAattgaggaataaaaagaaaaaggtagaatTCTCATCAGAGGCAGCTACTTCGACTTCTAGCCATAAAAACAGCGACTTGTCAGGAAACGATGACGCTTCAGAAACTCAAAACGTGTGTTTGACCTCCACTGGTTCCGAAAATAATAATCggtctggaaaaggaaaagaggttaACCCTGTGCGACGGGCAACTTCCACCTCTCGCAGAAGAAAATGTCAGTTGCCAGCAGATGATGTAGCAtccaaaaaattaaaatcag ATAATGATGAAAATAGATCGctacaaagaggaagaagaaacaaaactaaactcTGCGAAGAGGCTGTGAGTGCTACTCGGGCTGCTGAAGGGACGGACAGGAGGACGAGATCGACCACGAGAGCAAGCACAAGAACAAGAAAATAG